The window TTAGAGGTGTGGTGCCAGTGGAGTCAGTTGCATCAGTAGCACTAGTCATCTACCAGATGGGTGGCCAGCTCTTGTCTCTTTGTGCAATGCGCAAGGGCTTTCTTACAGTGAGTAGTGTTTTAACATAGtagaaaatatttgcagtatttGCATGCTGCAGCTGGTTGTAGCTGCTTTACTCCAGATTTCCCAGAGCATCTCCAAGGCTGTTATCTTTTTATTCTAAATCCGATTGTAGGCAAGAGAGATCTGGTGCATGTAAATCCTTTGTCACCATCAAGGCCAACAAGCAAGAATTATTTTACTGCCTTAATCTCAAATTAATAAATTACATGGTGCCCTAGGTTCAAGCGGATCCTTGTGCTGATATCCCACTCCCAGGACTTCTTGAATGGTGTCTGCACCAACATAATCCACATGCACAACCGCAAACTGAAGTACTACACAGTGAGTAAACAGTGCCCTGCTTGCAACTGGCAAAAACAGAGGAGCTGTTTTCTGGAGATGTATTACATTCTGTGGTCTCTTTCTAGGGAAATTATGATCAGTACGTAAAGACGCGCTTGGAGCtagaagaaaatcaaatgaaGCGATTCCACTGGGAGCAAGATCAGATTGCCCATATGAAGGTATCTGCCTAGCTGCATGAACATCTTTATATCCATGCAGGTGGGCGTTCCTGCACCTCCTCAACCTTGTTATTGTGGCTTTCAGCTAACTCCGTGTTTTGTTGCAGAATTACATTGCACGATTTGGTCATGGTAGTGCAAAGCTGGCCAGGCAAGCTCAGAGCAAGGAGAAGACCCTTCAAAAAATGATGGCTGCTGGCTTGACAGAGAGAGTTGTGAATGATAAGGTAGGATGAGACATGGGATTGCATCTGGAGATCAATATTGGAAACATGGGCTAAATAAGTAGAATGATCTTTAGCTGAGGCCAAGTTAGATGGGGCTTcgagcaacctagtctagtgaAACAtgtccctggctgtggcagAAGAGTTGTAACTAGATGAACATTAAGATCCctttcagcccaaaccattctatgattctgtgagagCGGGAATGGCTGGCATAACTGGGAGCAAGAATGATACACCCTTCCTGATGTCAAGGATGACTGTACTGAAGCTAGTATAATGCTGAAGAGGAGGAGTAATTTTCTAGGGAGAGAACGAGATTTGTCATATCAATAAAGTTATTTTGCAGACACAGAAATCAGGAATGAATGTCTGAGGGTTGGAGAAGATGGGGGAGAATGCTCAGATCAATTTGTACTTGTTTGAAGAGAACAAGCCCACATTTGattcaagtggaaaaaaatagggACTCTCATATCCAGTAGATGAGCTTGCAGGCAAATAATCAGAATAAATCTGGGTTGCTAGAGGGGCTCATAAAAAGTCACAGTCTGGTGGCTTGGTCTGCAGGTGTTATCTGTAGTGACGCATAGTTATACCAGAATACCAGAAGGGTTGTTTTGTGCTCCAGGGTCTTTAACAAGTGGATATTCTGTGTTAACAGACTTTGTCATTCTATTTCCCATCCTGTGGGAAAATCCCTCCTCCTGTCATCATGGTGCAGAATGTCAGCTTCAGATACACCAAGGATGGGGTGAGTATGGGGAGTGTGCATGGGTTGTATGGAGATTTTTTGTATCCCTGCCTTGTTTGGGAGTGTAAGGCTTTGGCTAAGCTTTCTGATCAGGCTGCAGTACGACTGACTAGTCGATCAAACTTCTTGTCAGTGTTAATGCTAAGTCTTCTGAGGACAGAGTATTACAGGTGGAACATGGAGGTTCTGGGTAGTAGTGGAAAAGCATATGTGTCATGACTTTTGTGGTTTGCAGCCATGGATCTATAATAACCTGGAGTTTGGGATTGACCTGGATACCCGCGTAGCTCTCGTTGGACCCAATGGAGCCGGAAAGTCAACACTGCTGAAACTGCTCACAGGAGAGGTATGCTCCCtacattgtttatttttttctggaccTTGATTCTTGGGGTAGTCTTCAATGAAGCTGCATTTATTTGCCAGCACACCTCAGTCAGGCCCTGGAAGTTCTAAGATCATGCCACAGTATCTCACATTATCTGTGCAGGCTGCCTCCTCTGGGCCATAACAGAGATATCTGGATTCTGTATTTCTGGCATATAGCCAAAGGATGGATTTTGTGGTGAAATGCTTCTATCTTCCTTTTCTAGCTGCTGCCCACAGATGGGATGATCCGCAAGCACTCACATGTGAAGATCGGTAGATACCACCAGGTATTTCCTACAGCAGCCACCAGGGACATGAATTGCTGAGGAAAAAGCTGTCAGCCATGAGGAATCTTGCCCCTCTGTTTCTGAGGCTTCtccactgctgcctttcttgGCCTGGAGATAGGGGACGGAACTGTTCCATTGGCTGAATGGGCTCTAGAGGCTTGCTGTAGTCCTTTCTGTTTAGCCTCTAGACTTTTACAGGAGAGATGGTTGCCTTGTGCTTGGTCGTGAACAAGCCTGCTATTCTGAAGCAGGACTCCTGCTCCTGAAATGGAAATTCCTTTCATAATAGTTTGCACAGTGGCTATGCTGTGAGGGGGTTTATTGACTCATGTGTTCTGCTCAGCTGGTACAGAGGGCTTATAAGGGAGGGAAATACTTTTGGCCATGAAGTGGATGGCCTGCATAGCTTGaagctgatttttcttcttctgtcagCACTTGCAAGAGCAGTTGGATTTAGACCTCTCACCCTTGGAGTACATGCTGAAATGCTACCCAGAGATCaaagagaaggaggagatgAGGAAAATCATTGGTAGATATGGTCTGACAGGGAAACAGCAGGTGAGTACAAGCGGTTGAGGTTTGGTTTTTGCTCATGTGGGAAGTaaagctgctgcattttctgttgCTCTATTGATGTCTGCCAGTGTGATGCAGTATGCGCTATAGCACACCACAGCatcaaaatgtttcttctgtctCAGCTCTtgaaactggaggaaaaaataactcATGGCTCATAGGAACTTTCTTTGCATTGCAACAATATGTGGGTTGGAATGGGTGACCTCCTCAGAATCTGGGTGAAGGGAAGACAAGTTGTGGCGTAGACCCAGGCTCGAGCGTATTTTAATTGCAACTTGAACTAGTTTGTTTCTTATTGCTGAGATGAATAGCAGGCAGAAATGCTAGAACACATTTTCAACTGGGAGTGGGGACCACTTTGCTCAGAGAGGGTAGGATCACCAGTGATGCTCTAAGTCTAAACATAACATGTTCCTGTGTATCATACATCACATGTATGACAGGAGTTGTCCTCATCACTGCAATTAAGCGTTGATTTTTACATTGTTCTCCGTTTGTCACTCCAGAAGTTGAGAGTAGTTTTATGGCTGTGTCTGCACTGAACACAAGTCAGACCTCAATTAACTACACTTTGGAACCTTTACCACAAGCTGGGTTTTGTGATGGACATTTCTCAGAAGTGCCTGGAATTCCCTTGTTCTGCTGGTGAGAGAAGCTTAGTTTAGGTGTACAACTGACTAGGCTTTGTCCTCTTGTATAATGTAGCTGCTAGAAACACAGTGAAATCTGAGTATCTTGTGGTCAGGGTGGAAGTGTGTAAgctttcctgcagagctgcaaacaGTGTCTGTGTTTGTCAGGTGAGCCCCATTAGGAACCTCTCTGATGGGCAGAAGTGTCGTGTGTGCTTTGCGTGGCTGGCCTGGCAGAATCCTCACATGCTTTTCCTGGATGAGCCCACCAACCACTTGGACATAGAAACAATAGATGCTCTGGCAGATGCTATTAATGACTTTGAAGGAGGAATGATGCTTGTCAGCCATGACTTCAGACTCATCCAACAGGTAAGAAAAGTGGTGAATTTTGTCAGAGCACCTTTCTAACATTCTAAGTAATTAAACCAAGTGTTTTCAACCGACTCATCCCAAGAAGATGTGTGAGTGAAAGAAATCTCTGGACATGATTCCCTTGCCATGTTCATGTAAAATAGTTTCTGAGCTAGCTTAGGAGCACATTAggtactggaaaaaaaaatgaaacaaaaaaaaaaaccaacaaaaccctaGAAGTAAAGAATAAGTTAAATGGTAATGACACTATAGAGGCTTTAACTAGGTGTTCTTAAATGATACTGGAGTAGTTCTAGCACAGTCATTTATCACTCAGTCTGCACAGGCAAAGGAAGTTGCaccacatacacacaaatatcAAGTGCTGATTTATCAGCTATAGCTTTATCTGCAAGTTCaggtgtaattttatttttcagtgtgttaCATGCAAGTAGTTCAGGTCAAGAggtactattttttttttcttaactgccCAGTTTAGCAGGAAAGGCTTTCctcctgttgtggtttaagcccagtcagccacgcagctgctcactcactccacccccttcctccccccccccccacacacaggttgagataagagcagtccagtaactaaggtataacacaaaccactgctgctaccaccaataataataatgataagggaaataacaagggaagagaatacaaccactcaccacctgctgactgatacgcagcccgacctgagcagtggTCTAactcttccaggtaactgccccagtttatatagcGGGCATGccgtgctgtggtatggaatacctctttggtcagtttgagtcaggtgtcctgtctgcttcctcccagcttcccctcctccctggcagagcctgagactcacaaagtccttggtcagagtaaacattactgagcagcaactaaacacatcagtgttatcagcactgttcccaggctgaaagtcaaaaccacagcactgcatcatctactaagaaggagaaaaatgactgctactgctgaacccaggacacctccTTAGtccatgaacaaaaaaaaagaaatgttgagcAGTCAAGGATTTTTAGTTCTAGAATCTTGTataaatatgcagaaaacaTCAGGTAAGATATTTCACTACAGGTATTTCTCTTTGGTAGTTGAAGTGTGAAGTGTGAAACCCTAACCctagccctaaccctaactcttACCAGACTACAGAGAGTAGATTAGGGATAATTTTATAACTTTGGTAAAATTATTAAATGCTGTACTGTAAATCTCTCCTGTGCTTGCTTTCAGGTTGCACAGGAGATCTGGGTCTGTGAGAAGCAGACAATCACAAAGTGGCAAGGCGACATCCTCTCCTACAAGGAGCATCTCAAGTCAAAGCTGGTGGGCGAGGATCCTCAGCTCACCAAAAAGACCCACAACATGTGAGCTCTAGAGCAGTCGGTCAGGTGCTCACTGTGGAGACTGACAGTGGCCAATGTGACTCGCCCATCTGCCGACTGGAATGGGACTCTGCTGCTATCTCTGGCTGTGTTCTAGGATTGCTGCAATACTGCTTCCCCTTGACTTGCCTTGCACCTCTGTATCTGGACAGATCTCTTCTCTCCTGATCTGGCTACGTTTGGGCAACCGTTTCCATATTTAGATGATGTCCCATCTGAGCCGGGCCTTGGAATCTAATGATCTGGGATCATGGCAGTGGCAGTTAGGGTGTCTGAGCTGCAGTGATACAGAAGTGGAGACCCCAGCCCAGCTTCTCCCGCCTCTTCCTTCCcaatttctgcttcagtttaGATACTTCACATCAAACTCCTCTGgccttggtttgtttttaactatTATTTAACAGTGTAATTAACAGATCTGCCTGAGAATCCACCAGTCAATAAAGAGGGAAGAACACTCTTGTCTTGTGAGCCATAGTAGTTATTGGGGCATGCTGGGGCAAATCATCTAGTGCTGAGTTTTAAGTGAGGGTGCAGAGCCGTGTCTTCTGGGGTGAAGGTACTACCAAAGTTATGACTCATGGGATCTATGAAGTGATTAGTACTGAGCTCGAGGTACAGAGCAATGAGTAGGATCCTTACACCTAGGATACCTTTGATAATCCAGTGAGCACTGTATTTTCCAGTTTATGACAGAAGGGGGAGCAAGCCACACATGCTTTCTTGACAGATAAAACTTCAAAGGATTCTGAAGACTGGCTGTTAAAAAGGGAATTTAGATCTATAAAATACCAGTATGTTTGTTGTCTACAACAGAATGGCTTAGATGTGTGCTTTTTCTTCACCTTGAATTGTATGGGTTGAATAATAAGACTCAATAATTAAGCATTTTTGCACTAGGAAGTTATTTGTTTGGTGCAGGTATAACTAAACAAGACTAATTGACTAaagttggtttatttttgttcttaataGCAAATTTTTAGAAACGCATCAGACTTCACCCTCTGCCATAGAAGCTtgaataaaatacaattttaatttctttttaaaacaaaacacactaaAGAAAAAGATAACAATCCAAATCCTATAAAATTCCTATGATTGTGAGCTgtcattttaattaattctgACACGTGACAATGGCTGTACTGCTTATGTGAGAGGCTCATGTAGCCCGCTGACCTGTTCCACCAGTACATGCCAACGGGCAAATTGAAGAACAGGACAAATACGGAGTAATTGTACTCACTCTCTTGCAGTACTTTCTCAGATGCCAACCATCTGTGGGTCTGACTTTCTGAGTAAAGcatttccttgggttttttccaaCTGAACCATCCAAGTTGTGACTGCTGCTATAGAAGTGCTGCATATCATCCACAGGACAAATGTCACAATGGGACCTGCCTCCAGTAGACAGTGCAGAACATTCAGGTGTTTCAGTGCGTTTAGCAAAGATCTGAGGGGGGAAGTAATTTTTTGAGGAAATAATGCAAGTTAGTATAAAAGCTGTTCAAGGTCTGCAGGAAAAGCTAGATTGCACTGAAAAGTTTCACAATGTAGTACTCAGAAGTCTGTAAAGGCTGATTGGTGTCACAAAAGTTGAAACAAGAATAGATGAATGCATGTCTTTGTTCTGCTCTTTAGGTTTTAGAAAGATGTTGGTGACTTGGGAAGGGTTGCAAAGTAGCTATGAGAATGGTGAGGTCATGAAGTCCTGCCTGAGGTTAGAGCTGTTCATTCTGCTCTTACTGATTCTTGGCAAACATTTGGCAACAACTCTAATGTCTCCATTTCAGATTTGTAATTGAGAGCCATGGTGGCAATAATAAATCTAGGATAAAACCTTACACTGAGTTCTTTGGGAATACTAAATCCTGAGAAGGGCATGGGAACATTgagatgacagccagcatgatGGACAGCAGTTTGAGAATTTTTCTAGCTCTGTtagctgtctgctgctgcaaaacGTGAGGAATTTCTCAGTTGCAGACAGGTCTCTGATTTAGCAAACAAGGACCACAGGTACATACATGTTCAAAGCAAAAGTAGCTGTAGCTGCACTAGAGGTCACAATAGGCTAAGACttgtaaaatggaaaatacattcATACATGCCATATCAGTCTGTTATTTCAGACTTGCTTTATACCCATTCTTTGGTGACAGTTTGTAAGACTGCACTGAAACAGCTGTGGCAGGTATATGGCCTGTAGTACTGTCAGAGAGACAGCCAGTAGCTGGACTGTGGCATTTTGAACTGTTTGAGCTAGGCCTTTTCTGGTCATGTGAAAAGGCTAAACTGTATCTAGGTAAATAATGAGAATTGCTCCTTAGCTGCTAGGACGGtcatttctgtgaaagaagTGGCCTCAAGCCTCTACAACGTTACTCTTGCTTCAAGTCTAAAAGtgacacagccacagccagaAGTGGCAGATACTACACCACGTGCAAGGCTGTGGGATTCCCTTGTCTTTGTGTTGTGAGTCGATCCATAAACTACAAAAATATCACAAGGATGAGTCAAGATGAGCTTTTGGCTTCCACACTGGACAGCCTCTAGCACATGCAATCTAGGGAAGCAGGTGGTAACTCCCCAATCTGGGAGTACAGATTTGACCATACTGCTCACTGGATGAGCCTCTGCCCTTACTATTTAATGGCTCCTTGTGCTTAGTACATCAGGAGAGAAGCCCTGTACTGGTCCTTGTCAATGCATGGCCTCATAGAAAACACAAGCCTGGTCCTTGCTCTCAGTATGAGTCACTATTGTCCCCAGAAGGATTCCACTACCTCATATCTTCAATGTTCAAGCCTATTCTCTGTCATGAATGCACTGATGTGACCATTCTAGCATGTTCCACCTGGTTACTAATA of the Melopsittacus undulatus isolate bMelUnd1 chromosome 1, bMelUnd1.mat.Z, whole genome shotgun sequence genome contains:
- the ABCF2 gene encoding ATP-binding cassette sub-family F member 2 — translated: MPSDLAKKKAAKKKEAAKARQRPRRAAEENGDAGTEPQEVRPPEANGTSLPEVDALTKELEDFELKKAAARAVTGVLASHPNSTDVHIINLSLTFHGQELLSDTKLELNSGRRYGLIGLNGIGKSMLLSAIGKREVPIPEHIDIYHLTREMPPSDKTPLQCVMEVDTERAMLEREAERLAHEDAECEKLLELYERLEELDADKAEARASRILHGLGFSPAMQRKKLKDFSGGWRMRVALARALFIRPFMLLLDEPTNHLDLDACVWLEEELKTFKRILVLISHSQDFLNGVCTNIIHMHNRKLKYYTGNYDQYVKTRLELEENQMKRFHWEQDQIAHMKNYIARFGHGSAKLARQAQSKEKTLQKMMAAGLTERVVNDKTLSFYFPSCGKIPPPVIMVQNVSFRYTKDGPWIYNNLEFGIDLDTRVALVGPNGAGKSTLLKLLTGELLPTDGMIRKHSHVKIGRYHQHLQEQLDLDLSPLEYMLKCYPEIKEKEEMRKIIGRYGLTGKQQVSPIRNLSDGQKCRVCFAWLAWQNPHMLFLDEPTNHLDIETIDALADAINDFEGGMMLVSHDFRLIQQVAQEIWVCEKQTITKWQGDILSYKEHLKSKLVGEDPQLTKKTHNM